In Propionimicrobium sp. PCR01-08-3, one DNA window encodes the following:
- the oraE gene encoding D-ornithine 4,5-aminomutase subunit OraE — MSEHLDPQAKIDVEEIISDLEHYHPPRKGWTWRDCPKEGIDMGAFHYRDMSTPLKRSVPMPAAKYFEGIDPQPSCVVTSEIASGRFEDDIRRMRMAAWNGADHIMVIRTTGQSHIDGLMEGTPEGVGGVPITRKQLRASRKACDLIEDEVGRPINFHSYVSGVAGPEVAVLFAEEGVNGAHQDPQYNVLYRNINMYRSFVDAAEAKSVMAGARIFQIDGAHNANATARQGWKVMPELMVQHGLNSIFSKMAGMPTNMIGLSTVPPSAPPVPKLWYDLPYAVALRDFFSDYKMRAQQNTRYIESDIPEAIRTHVVDTMISMLTSADIQSTITPDEGRNLPWHYNSIRGLQTVKQTWAALDGIKELLTINREGPLGDMVRDLKERAIGFLAEMLHAGGYFAAVEQGFFVDSAEFPERNHDGIARASDGGTATGTVVERDPGYLAPVCDHFGNNALPEGIDKACDLIGGCTLCDPSKIVYIDELDPEDSVEKRLVKTEQYRTGDLLRPEAEWAGDGVALVQLMIPDNAEIAREAALEMAKKMGLSEPEVVNLQVLQPAEGCFVEVKGHVGFDIDKTTLVIPEKHELLPETELREAVNDNGITVVAGTVGEDEHSVGMREILDIKHGGIEKYGVKYRYLGTSVPVEKMVDAAIETGADAILISTIISHNEVHRTMMKKLAEIAAEKGVRDKMVLIAGGTQVSRDMAAETGLDATFGRGTKGIDVLDAIVRTMRDHDMLKVSE, encoded by the coding sequence GTGAGCGAGCATCTCGATCCGCAAGCCAAGATCGACGTCGAAGAAATCATCAGCGACCTGGAGCACTATCACCCGCCGCGCAAGGGCTGGACCTGGCGGGACTGCCCCAAAGAAGGCATCGATATGGGCGCCTTCCATTACCGCGACATGTCGACGCCGCTGAAGCGCAGCGTGCCGATGCCGGCGGCAAAATACTTCGAGGGCATCGATCCACAGCCATCGTGCGTTGTCACCTCCGAGATCGCCTCCGGTCGTTTCGAGGACGACATCCGTCGCATGCGAATGGCAGCCTGGAACGGTGCCGATCACATTATGGTCATCCGCACCACGGGCCAGAGCCACATCGATGGCTTGATGGAAGGAACCCCCGAGGGCGTCGGTGGTGTGCCGATCACCCGCAAGCAGCTGCGCGCCAGTCGCAAGGCCTGCGACCTGATCGAGGATGAAGTCGGCCGGCCGATCAACTTCCACAGTTATGTCTCAGGTGTGGCTGGGCCCGAAGTCGCGGTGCTCTTCGCGGAGGAAGGCGTCAACGGCGCCCACCAGGATCCGCAATACAACGTGCTCTATCGCAATATCAATATGTACCGCAGCTTCGTGGACGCTGCCGAGGCCAAGAGCGTGATGGCCGGAGCGCGTATTTTCCAGATCGACGGCGCACACAATGCGAACGCGACCGCCCGTCAGGGTTGGAAGGTGATGCCCGAGCTGATGGTGCAGCACGGCTTGAACTCGATCTTTTCGAAGATGGCCGGCATGCCCACGAATATGATCGGCCTGTCGACCGTGCCGCCGAGCGCACCGCCGGTGCCCAAGCTGTGGTACGACCTGCCCTACGCGGTGGCGCTGCGCGACTTCTTCTCGGACTACAAGATGCGCGCCCAGCAGAACACCCGCTACATCGAGTCGGACATTCCCGAGGCGATCCGCACCCACGTGGTCGACACCATGATCTCGATGCTGACCAGCGCCGATATCCAGTCGACCATCACCCCGGACGAGGGACGTAACCTGCCCTGGCACTACAACTCGATTCGAGGCCTGCAGACCGTCAAGCAGACCTGGGCCGCGCTGGACGGCATCAAAGAGCTGCTGACCATCAACCGCGAAGGTCCTCTCGGCGACATGGTCCGCGATTTGAAGGAGCGCGCGATCGGTTTCTTGGCCGAAATGCTGCATGCCGGTGGCTACTTCGCAGCTGTCGAGCAGGGCTTCTTCGTCGATTCGGCCGAGTTCCCCGAACGCAATCACGACGGCATTGCCCGGGCGAGCGACGGCGGCACCGCGACCGGCACAGTGGTCGAACGGGATCCCGGTTATCTGGCGCCGGTCTGCGACCACTTCGGCAACAACGCACTGCCCGAAGGCATCGACAAGGCCTGCGACTTGATCGGCGGCTGCACGCTTTGTGATCCGTCGAAGATCGTCTACATCGACGAACTCGACCCTGAAGACAGCGTGGAGAAGCGGCTGGTCAAGACCGAGCAGTACCGCACCGGCGACTTGCTTCGTCCCGAAGCCGAATGGGCCGGTGATGGAGTCGCCTTGGTACAGCTGATGATCCCGGACAATGCCGAGATCGCGCGCGAGGCTGCTCTCGAGATGGCCAAGAAGATGGGACTGAGCGAGCCGGAGGTCGTTAACCTGCAGGTTTTGCAGCCGGCCGAGGGCTGTTTCGTCGAGGTGAAGGGCCATGTCGGATTCGATATCGACAAGACGACTCTGGTCATTCCCGAGAAACACGAGTTGCTCCCGGAGACTGAATTGCGTGAGGCCGTCAACGACAACGGCATCACGGTCGTCGCGGGCACTGTCGGAGAGGACGAGCATTCGGTGGGTATGCGTGAGATTCTCGATATCAAGCACGGTGGGATCGAGAAGTACGGCGTCAAATATCGCTATCTCGGCACCTCGGTGCCCGTCGAGAAAATGGTCGATGCCGCGATCGAAACGGGCGCAGATGCCATCTTGATTTCGACGATCATCAGCCATAACGAGGTGCACCGCACCATGATGAAGAAGCTGGCCGAGATCGCCGCGGAAAAAGGCGTCCGCGACAAGATGGTGCTTATCGCCGGCGGTACTCAAGTTAGCCGCGACATGGCTGCCGAAACCGGCTTGGACGCCACCTTCGGGCGCGGAACCAAAGGCATTGATGTGCTGGACGCGATCGTACGTACGATGCGCGACCACGACATGCTGAAGGTGAGTGAGTAG